The following coding sequences are from one Sylvia atricapilla isolate bSylAtr1 chromosome 23, bSylAtr1.pri, whole genome shotgun sequence window:
- the LOC136371023 gene encoding zinc finger and BTB domain-containing protein 44 isoform X3 has product MGVKTFTHNSPAHSQEMLGKLNMLRNDGHFCDITIRVQDKIFRAHKVVLAACSDFFRSKLVGQAEDESKSVLDLHHVTVTGFIPLLEYAYTATLSINTENIIDVLAAASYMQMFSVASTCSEFMKSSILWNTPNSQQEKVLDAGQENNANCNFASRDGSLSPVSSECSVVERTIPVCRESRRKRKSYIVMSPESPLKCNTQTSSPQVLNPSTSYPESRNQPVDSSLAFPWTFPFGIDRRLQSDKVKQAENSRTLEMPGPSESSRRMGDYVTCESTKASSPLVIEEDVRVKVERLSDEEVHEEVSQPVSASQSSLSDQQTVPGSEQVQEDLLISPQSSSIGSIDEGVTEGLPTLQSTSGTNAHADDDDRTERPSPNGPDRPFQCPTCGVRFTRIQNLKQHMLIHSGIKPFQCDRCGKKFTRAYSLKMHRLKHEGKRCFRCQICSATFTSFGEYKHHMRVSRHIIRKPRIYECKTCGAMFTNSGNLIVHLRSLNHEASELANYFQSSDFLVPDYLNQEQEETLGQYELGEHGFESNSSVQMPVISQVSSTQNCESTFPLGSLGGLAEKEEDVPEQPKTNATAEAAAGDPPKPELSSITIE; this is encoded by the exons ATGGGTGTTAAAACATTCACTCATAACTCCCCTGCTCACAGTCAGGAGATGCTGGGGAAGCTGAACATGCTCCGGAACGACGGCCACTTCTGCGACATCACCATCCGCGTCCAGGACAAGATCTTCAGGGCACACAAGGTGGTGCTGGCAGCCTGCAGCGACTTCTTCCGCTCCAAACTCGTCGGCCAAGCAGAGGACGAGAGCAAGAGCGTGTTAGACCTGCACCACGTGACGGTGACGGGCTTCATCCCTCTGCTGGAGTACGCGTACACGGCGACGCTGTCCATCAACACCGAGAACATCATCGACGTCCTGGCTGCCGCCAGCTACATGCAGATGTTCAGCGTGGCCAGCACGTGCTCGGAGTTCATGAAGTCCAGCATTCTGTGGAATACCCCCAACAGCCAGCAGGAGAAGGTGCTGGATGCAGGACAGGAGAACAATGCAAACTGCAATTTCGCCTCCCGGGACGGCAGCCTGTCGCCCGTCTCGTCCGAGTGCAGCGTGGTGGAAAGAACCATTCCCGTTTGCCGCGAGTCTCGGAGAAAGCGCAAGAGCTACATCGTCATGTCTCCTGAGAGCCCCCTCAAGTGTAACACACAAACCAGCTCCCCCCAAGTGCTCAACCCTTCAACTTCCTACCCAGAGTCCAGAAATCAGCCCGTGGACTCGTCCTTAGCTTTTCCCTGGACTTTTCCTTTTGGAATTGATCGAAGACTTCAGTCGGACAAGGTGAAGCAGGCGGAGAACTCTAGGACTTTGGAAATGCCTGGGCCCTCCGAGTCCAGCAGGAGGATGGGGGATTATGTGACTTGTGAGAGCACCAAAGCCAGTTCTCCCCTGGTGATCGAGGAGGACGTGCGTGTCAAGGTGGAGAGGCTGAGTGACGAGGAGGTTCACGAGGAGGTGTCGCAGCCTGTGAGCGcatcccagagctccctgaGTGACCAGCAGACGGTCCCAGGGAGCGAGCAAGTGCAGGAGGATCTCCTCATCAGCCCTCAGTCTTCATCTATAG GCTCAATAGATGAGGGGGTTACAGAGGGATTGCCCACACTCCAAAGCACCTCTGGCACTAACGCTCATGCAGACGATGATGATCG cacagagaggccCAGCCCAAACGGTCCCGACAGACCCTTTCAGTGTCCCACGTGCGGGGTGCGCTTCACTCGCATTCAGAACCTAAAACAACACATGCTTATCCACTCAG GCATTAAACCCTTTCAGTGTGACCGCTGCGGGAAAAAGTTCACCCGAGCTTACTCGCTCAAGATGCATCGCCTGAAGCACGAAGGTAAACGCTGTTTCCGCTGCCAGATATGTAGTGCCACTTTCACTTCCTTCGGGGAATATAAACACCACATGCGGGTTTCCCGGCACATTATCCGCAAGCCTCGGATTTACGAGTGCAAAACATGCGGCGCCATGTTCACCAACTCTGGAAATTTAATCGTTCACCTGAGGAGCTTGAACCATGAAGCGTCAGAGCTAGCAAACTACTTCCAGAGCAG TGACTTCCTAGTACCGGACTACTTAAACCAGGAACAAGAGGAGACCCTCGGGCAGTATGAGCTAGGGGAGCATGGCTTTGAAAGCAACTCTTCTGTCCAAATGCCTGTCATTTCACAGGTGTCGTCAACTCAGAATTGTGAAAGCACTTTCCCCTTGGGGTCTCTGGGTGGGttggcagagaaggaagaagatgtGCCAGAACAGCCAAAGACTAACGCCACTGCTGAGGCAGCCGCGGGTGACCCTCCCAAACCGGAGCTGTCATCTATCACTATCGAATAA
- the LOC136371023 gene encoding zinc finger and BTB domain-containing protein 44 isoform X8: MGVKTFTHNSPAHSQEMLGKLNMLRNDGHFCDITIRVQDKIFRAHKVVLAACSDFFRSKLVGQAEDESKSVLDLHHVTVTGFIPLLEYAYTATLSINTENIIDVLAAASYMQMFSVASTCSEFMKSSILWNTPNSQQEKVLDAGQENNANCNFASRDGSLSPVSSECSVVERTIPVCRESRRKRKSYIVMSPESPLKCNTQTSSPQVLNPSTSYPESRNQPVDSSLAFPWTFPFGIDRRLQSDKVKQAENSRTLEMPGPSESSRRMGDYVTCESTKASSPLVIEEDVRVKVERLSDEEVHEEVSQPVSASQSSLSDQQTVPGSEQVQEDLLISPQSSSIGSIDEGVTEGLPTLQSTSGTNAHADDDDRLENVQYPYQLYIAPSTSSTERPSPNGPDRPFQCPTCGVRFTRIQNLKQHMLIHSGIKPFQCDRCGKKFTRAYSLKMHRLKHEVTS, translated from the exons ATGGGTGTTAAAACATTCACTCATAACTCCCCTGCTCACAGTCAGGAGATGCTGGGGAAGCTGAACATGCTCCGGAACGACGGCCACTTCTGCGACATCACCATCCGCGTCCAGGACAAGATCTTCAGGGCACACAAGGTGGTGCTGGCAGCCTGCAGCGACTTCTTCCGCTCCAAACTCGTCGGCCAAGCAGAGGACGAGAGCAAGAGCGTGTTAGACCTGCACCACGTGACGGTGACGGGCTTCATCCCTCTGCTGGAGTACGCGTACACGGCGACGCTGTCCATCAACACCGAGAACATCATCGACGTCCTGGCTGCCGCCAGCTACATGCAGATGTTCAGCGTGGCCAGCACGTGCTCGGAGTTCATGAAGTCCAGCATTCTGTGGAATACCCCCAACAGCCAGCAGGAGAAGGTGCTGGATGCAGGACAGGAGAACAATGCAAACTGCAATTTCGCCTCCCGGGACGGCAGCCTGTCGCCCGTCTCGTCCGAGTGCAGCGTGGTGGAAAGAACCATTCCCGTTTGCCGCGAGTCTCGGAGAAAGCGCAAGAGCTACATCGTCATGTCTCCTGAGAGCCCCCTCAAGTGTAACACACAAACCAGCTCCCCCCAAGTGCTCAACCCTTCAACTTCCTACCCAGAGTCCAGAAATCAGCCCGTGGACTCGTCCTTAGCTTTTCCCTGGACTTTTCCTTTTGGAATTGATCGAAGACTTCAGTCGGACAAGGTGAAGCAGGCGGAGAACTCTAGGACTTTGGAAATGCCTGGGCCCTCCGAGTCCAGCAGGAGGATGGGGGATTATGTGACTTGTGAGAGCACCAAAGCCAGTTCTCCCCTGGTGATCGAGGAGGACGTGCGTGTCAAGGTGGAGAGGCTGAGTGACGAGGAGGTTCACGAGGAGGTGTCGCAGCCTGTGAGCGcatcccagagctccctgaGTGACCAGCAGACGGTCCCAGGGAGCGAGCAAGTGCAGGAGGATCTCCTCATCAGCCCTCAGTCTTCATCTATAG GCTCAATAGATGAGGGGGTTACAGAGGGATTGCCCACACTCCAAAGCACCTCTGGCACTAACGCTCATGCAGACGATGATGATCG tcTGGAGAATGTTCAGTATCCCTACCAACTCTACATTGCTCcttccaccagcagcacagagaggccCAGCCCAAACGGTCCCGACAGACCCTTTCAGTGTCCCACGTGCGGGGTGCGCTTCACTCGCATTCAGAACCTAAAACAACACATGCTTATCCACTCAG GCATTAAACCCTTTCAGTGTGACCGCTGCGGGAAAAAGTTCACCCGAGCTTACTCGCTCAAGATGCATCGCCTGAAGCACGAAG TGACTTCCTAG